In one window of Nakamurella sp. PAMC28650 DNA:
- a CDS encoding SigE family RNA polymerase sigma factor, with the protein MTIDGPWVESVESAVERTLGTLSQLNPDYARHTAMVDGGAPTSTLPGTTATPAVPGAVPSVSPAVVPVVRAAVTIDDIYRTHRMGMVRLAILLVDDQASAEDVVQEAFAGLFRNWGGLRDNAAAIGYLRTAVVNGSRSMLRRRRTARAYVPPHPGTERSAESLALLTAEHQAVVTALGDLAPRQREVLVLRYYGGLSEAEIAEATGLSKGTVKSTASRAVAKLGDIMRAR; encoded by the coding sequence ATGACCATCGATGGCCCCTGGGTCGAATCCGTCGAGTCTGCGGTCGAGCGGACCCTGGGCACCCTGTCCCAGCTGAATCCCGACTACGCACGCCACACCGCGATGGTCGACGGGGGAGCTCCCACCTCGACCCTTCCGGGAACGACGGCCACCCCCGCCGTCCCCGGTGCCGTCCCGTCCGTCAGCCCGGCCGTGGTCCCGGTCGTCAGGGCGGCCGTGACGATCGACGACATCTACCGCACCCACCGGATGGGAATGGTCCGGCTGGCCATCCTGCTGGTCGACGACCAGGCCAGCGCCGAGGACGTCGTGCAGGAGGCCTTCGCGGGTCTGTTCCGCAACTGGGGCGGGCTCCGCGACAACGCCGCAGCGATCGGCTACCTCCGCACGGCCGTGGTGAACGGGTCACGATCGATGCTGCGGCGCCGGCGCACCGCGCGCGCCTACGTGCCGCCCCATCCGGGCACCGAGCGGTCCGCCGAGTCGCTGGCGCTGTTGACGGCCGAACACCAGGCGGTCGTCACCGCGCTCGGCGATCTTGCACCCCGTCAGCGCGAGGTACTGGTCCTGCGCTACTACGGCGGGCTGTCCGAGGCGGAGATCGCCGAGGCCACCGGGCTGTCGAAGGGAACCGTCAAGTCCACCGCGAGCCGGGCGGTCGCCAAGCTCGGCGACATCATGCGCGCCCGGTGA
- a CDS encoding carbohydrate ABC transporter permease — translation MSTTTPTRTEGPPPATMPERNRPDKTIGWLTPVVWFVVAFIVGFIVYSGSSSTSSDGKGFLYNTGQAFTHGWVARTLFDPTTAIQKIVVMIVVIALFVAVMGLILWLVDHRRVPNGTVVAGFLGPVVIALAGGLLYPAVRTIIASFQKVNGAGDSSGWTGFTNYTHFFNAANAPIFYNTIAWIFLVPIFATAFGLVYAVLVDRIRLEAAAKALVFLPTAISLVAAAVMWRYIYYQPSDQGHGQVGLGNALFTAFGGTPQNWLIKSPVSTLAMIVVMIWIQAGLAMTLLSAAIKAVPDDIVEAAQIDGATGIRLFRSITIPTIRPTLVVVITTIAISSLKTFDLVLVLGNGITKNDILASAFYSNNASSQPGLAGALAVMIFIIVSPVIVFNVRQMKKADANR, via the coding sequence TTGAGCACCACCACACCCACTCGGACCGAAGGTCCACCGCCGGCAACGATGCCGGAGCGGAACCGGCCGGACAAGACGATCGGCTGGCTGACCCCGGTCGTCTGGTTCGTCGTCGCCTTCATCGTCGGCTTCATCGTCTACTCCGGCAGCAGCAGTACCAGCTCGGACGGCAAGGGCTTCCTCTACAACACTGGCCAGGCATTCACCCACGGGTGGGTGGCCAGGACGCTGTTCGACCCGACGACCGCGATCCAGAAGATCGTCGTGATGATCGTCGTGATCGCGTTGTTCGTGGCCGTCATGGGTCTGATCCTGTGGCTCGTGGACCACCGACGGGTACCCAACGGCACCGTCGTCGCCGGGTTCCTTGGCCCGGTGGTCATCGCACTTGCCGGTGGCCTGCTCTACCCGGCCGTCCGGACGATCATCGCCTCGTTCCAGAAGGTGAACGGCGCCGGTGACTCGAGTGGATGGACCGGGTTCACCAACTACACCCACTTCTTCAATGCTGCCAACGCGCCGATCTTCTACAACACCATTGCCTGGATCTTCCTGGTGCCGATCTTCGCCACCGCCTTCGGCCTGGTCTATGCAGTGTTGGTGGACCGGATCCGGTTGGAAGCTGCGGCCAAGGCGTTGGTCTTCCTGCCCACCGCGATCTCGTTGGTGGCTGCCGCCGTGATGTGGCGATACATCTACTACCAGCCCTCCGATCAGGGGCATGGTCAGGTCGGACTGGGCAACGCGTTGTTCACCGCCTTCGGGGGTACTCCGCAGAACTGGTTGATCAAGTCGCCGGTCAGCACCCTGGCGATGATCGTGGTGATGATCTGGATCCAGGCGGGCCTGGCGATGACCTTGTTGTCGGCGGCCATCAAGGCCGTGCCAGACGACATCGTGGAGGCCGCCCAGATCGACGGGGCAACCGGCATACGGCTGTTCCGCAGCATCACCATCCCGACCATCCGGCCCACGTTGGTGGTGGTCATCACGACCATCGCGATCAGTTCGCTGAAGACCTTCGACCTGGTCCTTGTCCTCGGCAACGGCATCACCAAGAACGACATCCTGGCCAGTGCGTTCTACTCGAACAATGCCAGCAGTCAGCCCGGCCTGGCCGGTGCCCTGGCCGTGATGATCTTCATCATCGTCTCGCCGGTGATCGTGTTCAACGTACGACAGATGAAGAAGGCGGACGCAAACCGATGA
- a CDS encoding ABC transporter substrate-binding protein, with product MATIAGIGAVALVLSACSSSSSASAGASTSGSSAASSSAAAPSSAASAAPSSASVATSGSPATSGSPATSGVSTSGSGNATALSDDATYCPYLKATWPNISGKQITVYAGITGDEGKQLESSWADFTACTGATVKYTSDKNFEQQIVVQAKSGNAANLAFVPQPGLLATLVATGKVVAAPAAVAANVDKYWDKGWKTYGTIGGKFYAAPLGANVKSLVWYSPKMFAAKGYQVPTTWDQMIALSDKIAADSSGVKPWCAGVESGSATGWTATDWLEEVVLRQAGPDVYDQWVAHKVKFSDPQIAKALATVASIWKNPKYVNAGIGDVASIATTAFADGGLPIQSGKCYMHQQASFYETNFKGTPVVSPTGDIYAFYEPTMGDTFGKPVEVAGEFVAAFSSNPEVQAFQWYLTTSHWANNQSKNSKSRISANKGLDIKNVADPINKLSVTILQDPKAVSRFDASDLMPAAVGSGAEWKQLTNWITGQDDASVLSQIDAAWPTS from the coding sequence ATGGCCACCATCGCAGGGATCGGCGCAGTGGCGCTGGTCCTGTCCGCATGCAGCAGCAGTTCCAGCGCGAGCGCGGGCGCCAGCACCAGCGGCAGTTCCGCCGCTTCGTCGTCGGCCGCTGCCCCGTCCTCGGCTGCTTCGGCTGCCCCGTCGTCGGCTTCGGTCGCGACCTCGGGTTCCCCTGCCACCTCGGGTTCCCCTGCCACGTCCGGGGTCTCCACCTCTGGCTCCGGCAACGCGACGGCGCTGAGCGACGACGCAACCTACTGCCCGTACCTCAAGGCGACCTGGCCGAACATCTCGGGCAAGCAGATCACCGTCTACGCCGGCATCACCGGTGACGAGGGCAAGCAGCTCGAGTCGTCCTGGGCAGACTTCACCGCCTGCACCGGCGCCACGGTCAAGTACACCTCGGACAAGAACTTCGAGCAGCAGATCGTCGTCCAGGCGAAGTCCGGCAACGCGGCCAACCTGGCGTTCGTCCCGCAGCCCGGCCTGCTGGCCACCCTCGTCGCCACCGGCAAGGTCGTCGCCGCTCCGGCCGCGGTCGCCGCCAACGTCGACAAGTACTGGGACAAGGGCTGGAAGACCTACGGCACCATCGGTGGCAAGTTCTACGCCGCCCCCCTGGGCGCCAACGTCAAGTCGCTGGTCTGGTACTCGCCGAAGATGTTCGCGGCCAAGGGATATCAGGTTCCGACCACCTGGGACCAGATGATCGCGCTGTCCGACAAGATCGCCGCTGACTCGTCCGGTGTGAAGCCGTGGTGTGCCGGTGTCGAGTCCGGTTCCGCCACCGGTTGGACCGCTACCGACTGGCTCGAAGAGGTCGTCCTGCGTCAGGCCGGCCCCGACGTCTACGACCAGTGGGTCGCCCACAAGGTGAAGTTCTCCGATCCGCAGATCGCCAAGGCGCTGGCCACGGTCGCCTCGATCTGGAAGAACCCGAAGTACGTCAACGCCGGTATCGGTGACGTCGCCTCCATCGCCACCACCGCCTTCGCCGACGGCGGTCTGCCGATCCAGTCGGGCAAGTGCTACATGCACCAGCAGGCCTCGTTCTACGAGACCAACTTCAAGGGCACTCCCGTGGTCTCTCCGACCGGCGACATCTACGCCTTCTACGAGCCGACCATGGGCGACACCTTCGGCAAGCCGGTCGAGGTGGCCGGTGAGTTCGTCGCCGCCTTCTCCAGCAACCCCGAGGTCCAGGCCTTCCAGTGGTACCTGACGACCTCGCACTGGGCGAACAACCAGTCGAAGAACTCGAAGTCCCGCATCTCGGCCAACAAGGGCCTGGACATCAAGAACGTCGCGGATCCGATCAACAAGCTGTCCGTGACGATCCTGCAGGACCCGAAGGCCGTCTCCCGCTTCGACGCTTCCGACCTGATGCCGGCGGCCGTCGGTTCGGGTGCGGAGTGGAAGCAGCTGACGAACTGGATCACCGGTCAGGACGATGCCAGCGTGCTCTCCCAGATCGACGCCGCATGGCCGACCAGCTGA